The Rhinopithecus roxellana isolate Shanxi Qingling chromosome 13, ASM756505v1, whole genome shotgun sequence genome contains a region encoding:
- the LOC104663630 gene encoding LOW QUALITY PROTEIN: keratin-associated protein 15-1 (The sequence of the model RefSeq protein was modified relative to this genomic sequence to represent the inferred CDS: deleted 2 bases in 2 codons), with protein MSYNYSSGNFSSCCFGGYLGYPVSIYNSFYLSNAIYSPNTCQLGSCLYNGCEETYCEPTSCQTSCTLAKSYQTSCYHPKNSIFRSPCQTNYIRCLGCGNTGLGSLGYGNIGFPSLDCGSSFYHPTIFSSRNFQETCY; from the exons ATGTCTTACAACTACAGCTCTGGAAACTTCTCCTCCTGCTGTTTTGGAGGTTACCTA GGATATCCAGTTTCCATTTATAATTCGTTCTACCTCAGCAATGCCATCTATTCTCCAAATACCTGCCAACTGGGCTCCTGTCTCTACAATGGCTGTGAGGAGACTTACTGTGAGCCCACCAGCTGTCAGACATCCTGCACTTTGGCCAAATCCTATCAGACATCCTGCTACCACCCAAAGAATTCCATCTTCCGCAGTCCCTGCCAGACTAACTACATAAGG TGCCTTGGATGTGGAAACACTGGCCTTGGATCTCTTGGTTATGGAAACATTGGCTTCCCATCTCTGGACTGTGGGTCCAGCTTCTACCACCCAACTATCTTTTCATCCAGGAATTTCCAGGAAACTTGTTACTAA
- the LOC115892837 gene encoding LOW QUALITY PROTEIN: keratin-associated protein 23-1 (The sequence of the model RefSeq protein was modified relative to this genomic sequence to represent the inferred CDS: inserted 1 base in 1 codon; substituted 1 base at 1 genomic stop codon), whose protein sequence is MSYNCYSGNFSSHXCGGYLHYPGFSCGSSYPSNLVYSTXPLVSQYLTAGLFSLQGLSGDLLGTPRVPDILCSVQHLPDLLLPP, encoded by the exons ATGTCCTACAACTGCTACTCTGGAAACTTCTCCTCCC CTTGTGGGGGCTACCTGCACTACCCAGGCTTCTCTTGTGGCTCTTCCTACCCTAGCAACCTAGTCTACAGCACCTGACCTCTGGTCTCCCAGTACCTGACAGCTGGGCTCTTCTCTCTACAGGGGCTATCAGGAGACCTGCTGGGAACCCCCCGGGTTCCAGACATACTATGTAGTGTCCAGCATCTGCCAGACCTCCTGCTACCACCCTAG
- the LOC104663631 gene encoding keratin-associated protein 13-4, translated as MSYNCCSGNFSSRSFGGYLHYPGCNPYSTALCSPSICQLGSSLYRNCQKTCWEPTSCRKSCYRRRTSMLCSPCQTTCTGSLGFGSSSCRSQGYGSRSCYSLGNGSSGFRFLKYGGCGFPSLSYGSRFCYPNYLASRAWQSSCYRPICGSRFYQFTC; from the coding sequence ATGTCCTACAACTGCTGCTCTGGAAACTTCTCCTCCCGCTCCTTTGGGGGCTACCTGCATTACCCAGGCTGCAACCCCTACAGCACTGCACTCTGCTCTCCCAGCATCTGCCAGCTGGGCTCCTCTCTCTACAGGAACTGTCAGAAGACCTGCTGGGAGCCCACCAGCTGCCGGAAGTCCTGCTACCGCCGCAGGACCTCCATGCTCTGCAGTCCCTGCCAGACGACTTGCACCGGATCTCTAGGCTTTGGGTCCAGCAGCTGTCGCTCCCAGGGCTATGGATCTAGGAGCTGCTACTCGCTGGGAAATGGATCCAGTGGCTTCAGATTCCTGAAATATGGAGGTTGTGGTTTTCCCTCCCTGAGTTATGGATCCAGATTCTGCTACCCAAACTACTTGGCTTCTAGAGCCTGGCAGTCTTCTTGTTATAGACCAATCTGTGGATCTCGCTTCTATCAATTCACCTGCTAA
- the LOC104663632 gene encoding keratin-associated protein 13-3: MSYNCCSGSFPSCSCGGYLRYPGSSCGSSYPSNLVYSTDLCSPSTCQLGSSLYRGCQETCWRPNSCQTSCVEFSPCQTSCYYPTTHMLCNSCPTMHVGSRSFGSNSCCSLSCGSRSCSSLGCGSNGFRYLNYRIHVFPSQSYRSRFCHPFRRWFHSSCYQPFCRSGFY, translated from the coding sequence ATGTCCTACAACTGCTGTTCTGGAAGCTTCCCCTCCTGCTCCTGTGGGGGCTACCTGCGCTACCCAGGCTCTTCCTGTGGCTCTTCCTACCCCAGCAACCTCGTCTACAGCACTGATCTCTGTTCTCCCAGCACCTGCCAGCTGGGTTCCTCTCTCTATAGGGGCTGTCAGGAGACCTGCTGGAGGCCCAACAGCTGTCAGACATCCTGTGTAGAGTTCAGCCCCTGCCAGACCTCCTGCTACTACCCCACGACCCACATGCTCTGCAATTCTTGCCCGACTATGCACGTTGGATCTCGGAGTTTTGGATCCAATAGCTGCTGCTCCCTGAGCTGTGGATCCAGGAGCTGCTCCTCACTGGGTTGTGGATCCAATGGCTTCAGATATCTGAATTATAGAATCCATGTCTTCCCTTCCCAGAGTTATAGATCCAGATTCTGCCACCCATTTAGGAGGTGGTTCCATTCATCTTGTTATCAGCCATTCTGTAGATCTGGTTTCTACTGA